The Aminithiophilus ramosus genome contains a region encoding:
- a CDS encoding IS3 family transposase (programmed frameshift) yields the protein MAAKRQRRSAEFKSKVAFAALKGDKTLAQLSGEFEVSAVQIGQWKKQLLQGGPEIFQRKGTPMDVETLMAPLYQEIGRLKMELDWLKKKSQALTLEGKRTSIDPEHPSISVRRQCDLLDLNRSSFYYASSSATETAENLEIMELIDGRYTCAPSYGSRRMTAWLRRQGQDVNRKRIGRLMRLMGLEGIGPKPGTSKPHPEHEIYPYLLRNAVIVRPNQVWSTDVTYLPMSGGFMYLAAVIDWHSRFVLSWELSNTLDAEFCVVALDRALRQGTPEIFNTDQGCQFTSKAFLSLLKEKEIRISMDGRGRALDNIFVERFWRTLKYEWLYLNDYERVRDLRCGLREYMDFYNDERLHSSLNYRTPREVHFADREGPMAV from the exons ATGGCAGCCAAGCGACAGAGGCGTTCAGCGGAGTTCAAAAGCAAAGTGGCCTTCGCTGCCCTGAAAGGGGATAAGACCCTGGCTCAATTGTCGGGTGAGTTCGAGGTTTCCGCCGTCCAGATCGGTCAGTGGAAGAAGCAGCTTCTGCAAGGGGGTCCGGAGATCTTTCAACGCAAAGGCACTCCGATGGATGTCGAGACGTTGATGGCCCCCCTCTACCAGGAGATCGGTCGGCTCAAGATGGAGCTCGACTGGCTCAAAAAAAAATC TCAGGCGCTGACGCTTGAGGGAAAGCGGACCTCCATCGATCCCGAGCACCCTTCGATCAGTGTTCGTCGGCAATGTGACCTCCTTGATCTTAACCGGTCCAGCTTCTACTACGCGAGCTCTTCCGCGACGGAGACGGCGGAGAACCTTGAAATCATGGAGCTCATCGACGGCCGGTACACCTGCGCCCCCTCTTACGGGAGCCGCCGGATGACGGCCTGGCTGCGTCGACAGGGACAGGACGTGAACCGCAAACGGATCGGACGGCTGATGAGGCTTATGGGGCTCGAAGGGATTGGCCCCAAACCGGGAACCAGCAAGCCTCACCCCGAACATGAGATTTATCCCTACCTGCTCCGGAACGCCGTCATCGTCAGACCGAATCAGGTCTGGAGCACCGATGTCACCTACCTCCCGATGAGTGGCGGTTTCATGTACCTCGCGGCCGTCATCGATTGGCACAGCCGCTTCGTCCTCTCCTGGGAACTTTCCAACACCCTGGACGCAGAGTTCTGCGTCGTCGCCCTCGACAGGGCTCTTCGGCAGGGAACGCCGGAGATCTTCAACACCGACCAGGGCTGTCAGTTCACCAGTAAGGCCTTTCTGTCTCTGCTCAAGGAAAAGGAGATCCGGATCAGCATGGACGGTCGTGGCAGGGCCCTCGACAACATCTTCGTGGAACGCTTCTGGCGGACCCTCAAGTATGAGTGGCTCTACTTGAACGACTATGAGCGGGTCCGCGATCTCCGCTGCGGCCTGCGGGAGTATATGGACTTCTACAACGACGAAAGGCTTCACTCCTCACTGAACTACAGGACACCGCGGGAGGTTCACTTTGCCGACCGGGAGGGACCGATGGCGGTCTGA